A genomic region of Ovis aries strain OAR_USU_Benz2616 breed Rambouillet chromosome 20, ARS-UI_Ramb_v3.0, whole genome shotgun sequence contains the following coding sequences:
- the LOC101104643 gene encoding olfactory receptor 2W1 gives MDQRNYTSLHGFILLGFSDHPKLEMVLSGVVTVFYLITLVGNTAIILASLLDSHLHTPMYFFLRNLSLLDLCFTTSIVPQMLVNLWGHDKTISYVGCVIQLYVYMWFGSIECLLLAVMSYDRFTAICKPLHYLVIMNPHLCLKMVITVWSISLANSLVLCTLTLNLPRCGNNLLDHFLCELPAMVKIACIDTTAVEMSVFALGIVIVLTPLILILISYGYIAKAVLRMKSKAGQRKAVNTCGSHLTVVSIFYGAIIYLYLQPGNNASKEQGKFLTLFYTIITPSLNPLIYTLRNKDMKDALKKLMRVKFTTLKRNWKS, from the coding sequence ATGGACCAAAGAAATTATACTTCTCTACATGGCTTCATTCTGCTTGGCTTCTCTGACCATCCCAAACTGGAGATGGTCCTGTCAGGAGTTGTCACTGTCTTCTACTTAATTACCTTGGTCGGTAACACAGCCATCATTCTTGCATCTCTCCTGGATTCCCATCTCCACACACCAATGTACTTTTTCCTCCGGAATTTATCTCTCTTAGATCTATGTTTCACAACCAGCATCGTACCCCAGATGCTGGTTAACTTGTGGGGACATGATAAGACCATCAGCTATGTGGGCTGTGTCATTCAGCTCTATGTTTACATGTGGTTTGGCTCCATCGAGTGCCTTCTCCTAGCTGTTATGTCCTATGATCGTTTTACAGCTATCTGTAAGCCCTTGCATTATTTGGTCATCATGAACCCACATTTATGCCTCAAGATGGTTATCACAGTCTGGAGTATTAGTCTGGCCAATTCTCTGGTATTATGTACACTCACCCTGAATTTGcctagatgtggaaacaaccttcTGGATCATTTCTTGTGTGAGTTGCCAGCTATGGTCAAGATAGCCTGCATAGACACCACAGCAGTTGAAATGTCTGTTTTTGCTTTAGGCATTGTCATTGTCCTTACACCACTCATCCTCATTCTTATATCCTATGGCTACATTGCCAAAGCTGTGCTGAGAATGAAGTCAAAAGCAGGCCAGAGAAAAGCAGTTAATACCTGTGGATCTCATCTCACCGTAGTGTCCATCTTCTATGGAGCTATTATCTACCTTTACCTGCAACCAGGTAACAATGCCTCCAAAGAGCAGGGTAAGTTCCTCACCCTCTTTTACACCATCATCACTCCAAGTCTCAACCCTCTCATTTACACCTTAAGAAATAAGGACATGAAAGAtgcactgaagaagctgatgaGAGTTAAATTTACAACACTGAAGAGAAACTGGAAGTCATAG